Proteins encoded within one genomic window of Halorussus salilacus:
- a CDS encoding diacylglycerol/lipid kinase family protein has translation MSGDGAQTETSAAADATDAALDRVLVLNPTSGNGDHRDRVRGLADEYDYTVLETQADGETVAFGRIAGLAGADLVAAAGGDGTVNEVVRGLDSADALDETTVGVVPAGTGNNFAQNVGVEDVRHAFEVAERGERRRIDVATADDRLFLNSCLAGVTADASASTSSEMKDRLGVLAYVVSGLRTVADFDALPLAVEATGPEGEETWDGEAVMVLVGNARRFPAEGRSQADVEDGLLDVTIVERTPPRNLLEEAAVQRLFGEDTESVTRLLASELDVTVRRDEPVGFSFDGEIGEYRSLAIRTRPKALELCVGDDYEPDPE, from the coding sequence ATGTCCGGGGATGGGGCGCAGACGGAGACGAGCGCCGCGGCCGACGCGACCGACGCCGCGCTCGACCGCGTTCTGGTGTTGAATCCCACGAGCGGCAACGGTGACCACCGCGACCGGGTCCGCGGACTCGCCGACGAGTACGATTACACCGTGCTGGAGACCCAGGCCGACGGCGAGACCGTCGCGTTCGGCCGCATCGCGGGGCTCGCCGGGGCCGACCTCGTGGCGGCCGCGGGCGGCGACGGCACCGTCAACGAGGTGGTCCGGGGGCTCGACTCGGCGGACGCGCTCGACGAGACGACCGTCGGCGTGGTCCCGGCGGGCACCGGCAACAACTTCGCGCAGAACGTCGGCGTCGAGGACGTGCGCCACGCCTTCGAGGTCGCCGAGCGCGGCGAGCGACGCCGCATCGACGTTGCGACCGCCGACGACCGCCTGTTCCTCAACTCCTGTCTCGCGGGGGTGACCGCCGACGCCAGCGCCTCGACCAGCTCCGAGATGAAAGACCGACTCGGCGTGCTGGCCTACGTCGTCAGCGGTCTCCGAACCGTCGCCGACTTCGACGCTCTCCCGCTCGCGGTCGAGGCGACCGGCCCGGAGGGCGAAGAAACGTGGGACGGCGAGGCGGTCATGGTCCTCGTCGGCAACGCCCGGCGGTTCCCCGCGGAAGGGCGCTCGCAGGCCGACGTCGAGGACGGGCTACTCGACGTGACCATCGTCGAGCGGACGCCCCCGAGAAATCTCTTGGAGGAGGCGGCTGTCCAGCGTCTGTTCGGCGAGGACACCGAGAGCGTCACCCGCCTGCTCGCGTCGGAACTCGACGTGACCGTCCGGCGCGACGAGCCGGTCGGGTTCAGCTTCGACGGC